From the genome of Rhizobium oryzihabitans:
AAGTGTCGATCCCCGCCAATGTTTCCTGCGCGCAGGAGGGCCCCGACCTTGCCCGGCCGGTGGCCGACTGGGCGAAGATGGGCATTACCCGCATTTCCGGAAAAGCCTTTCCGTCCAATGACCTATCCGCTGATGGCATGATGCTGGTGCCGGCCGGACGTCACGGGCCGGAATTCGTGGTGACGCCGAATTTCTACGTCATCAAGGAATATAATAATTCCGATCTCTACGCGCTGTTCATCGGCAATCTCGCCGACCGCATCACCCATGGGGCGGGCCCGTTCAAGGGTGAATGGGGCAATGTCGGATCGATGCTGCGCTCCGATGTTCTCACCATGCAGAAGGCGCTGGTGGCCAAGGGTTACGATGTCGGCAAGGCAGATGGGCTGGCCGGTTTCAAGACGCGTCGCTCACTCGGCGACTGGCAGGCCAAGAACGGGCTTTCACCGACGTGTTTTCCAGATGCAAGCCTGAAGGCTAAGCTGAAATAGCACGTTACCTGCGACGTCGGAAAACCTCTCCGTCCTCATGCTCGGGCTTGTCCCGAGCATCTGCAACCGATTGATTTAACGATACGTGGTTGGATCCTCGGGACAAGCCCGAGGATGACGTCGAGGGTTATGACAACGGCCCTCAATAACCTTTTTACCTGTCCCGTTTCTGCCTCTCCCAGCCTCTCAGTGCTGGTCGGTATGGGGTTTGTGGAAGATATCGTCGGTCGGCGGAATGGTCTGCCGCTCGATCATCCGGTGCACGCGCGGCCGGGTCTTGCCGCGGTGAAGCTCGAGCAGCCGGTCCCAGGCTTCTGCGTCGGCCTGGGTGCGGCGGTGGTTGTGGCGGACATATTCCACCCATGTCGGCACATGGTAGCTTTCCGTCCAGATGTCCGGATTTTCCAGGTCGCGCATCAGGTTCCAGTTGCGTGCGCCATCGCGCAGGCGGATGCGACGGCGCTCCGCCATCAGCGGCAGGAACTCGCCGAGATCCTCGTCGTGGATTTCATAGTCGATGAGGATGGCGATCGGCCCGCTGCGCGGCTTGATATCGAGCCGTAGCGGCGGCTCCACGAAGCGATTGAGCGGATCGAGATTGAGCGAGGCGAAGGCGGGCATGGCGAGCTTGAAGCCGACCACCACGCCAAGCAGCATCAGCACGCAGGAACAGAGAAGCGAGTAGGAAATGCCGTAATCTTCCGCCAACTCGCCCCATAGCCAGCTGCCCACCGCGATGCCGCCGAAGGTCAGCGTCTGGTAAAGCGAGAGCGCACGTCCCACCACCCAGCGCGGGGTGGAAAGCTGGACGATGGTATTGAACAGCGAAAGCGCCAGAACCCAGCAGGCACCGGCCACCGTCAGGACAAGCGAGGTGATGATCGCACTCGTGCTCACCGCCGTCACGCCGGAACTGAAAGCGAAGCCCAGAAAGGCGACGCGCACGATCCATTCGCTGGACAGAACCTCACGCAGTCTTGCGCTGACAAGAGCACCGCCGATGGCGCCGACGCCGAATGCGCCCAGCATGACACCGTAAGTCAGTGGGCCGCCTTCGACCAGATCGCGGGCGACGATCGGCATCAGGGCCAGGATGGCGCTGGCGGAAAGACCGAAGAGAAAGCCGCGCACCAGCACCTTGCCGATATTGGGCGACATGGCCACATAACGCATGCCCGCAGAAATGGCGGCGAGAAGCTGCTCGCGCGGCAATGTCGAGGCATATTTCGGCGGCTGCCAGCGCAACAAGGCGTAGATCAGGGCGAAGTAGCTGAGCGCATTCACGAAAAACGCGGCGGCAGCACCTGCGGCCGCGACGATGATGCCGCCGATGGCCGGGCCGACGCTGCGGGTGATGTTGAAGCCGACGCTGTTCAATGTCACGGCGGCGGGCAGATCCTCGCGCGGCACCATTTCACCGACGGAAGCCTGCCAGGACGGATTGTTGAGCGCTGTGCCGCAGCCGATCATGAAGGTGAAGAAGAGCAGCAGCCAGGGCGTGAGCCAGCCGGACCAGGCAAAAACCGTGAGCAGAACGGAGGCCGTCAGCATCAGGAACTGCGCGGAAATCATGATGCGGCGACGGTCGAAACTATCAGCCAGCGCGCCTGAAATGAGTGAGAACATCATGATCGGCAGCGAGGTGGAGGCCTGCACCAGCGCGATCATGTTTTCCGAACTCGACAGCGACGTCATCATCCATGCGGCACCAACCGCCTGGATCAGTCCACCGAAATTCGAGGCAAGGCTGGCGACCCAGATTCGTCTGTAAGTCAAATGCCTTAAAGGCGTGAGTGGCGATTTACGGTCAGGCACGATCAGTCCACTTAATGCAACTGCGATCTATCAAACGGCAACTATAGACAGTGCCGACAATCATGCCAGCCTTTCCGACACGGTAAGGGTGAAAATATGGCCGGGGCGTCACCGAAGTGGGGCTGCCTGCGAAAACCTTGCAATCCTGCCCCGATGGGTCTATATGACCAGTGAAATTCTTGATCGCTTGATGAAGAGTGGGGCCGCAAGGCTCCGCTCTTTTTCGTTAGGCGAACCGGAAACCACGGGCTTCAGGGCCCGGCGAAAAATCAAAGACCGGAAGGCCAGATGGCAGACACCACATATGAACCGCGACTGATAACCGAAACGGGCATCGATCAGCGCATCGCTGAGATCATCGAGCCTGTTTTGACGGGCATGGAATATCTTCTGGTGCGCGTGCGGCTCTCCAACCAGAACGGCATGACGCTTCAGGTCATGGCTGAGCGCGAAGACGGAACAATGACCGTTCAGGACTGCGAAGCCATTTCGATGGCGATTTCACCTGTTCTTGATGTGGAAGATCCGGTCGATAAAGCGTATCATCTCGAAGTTTCCTCGCCCGGCATCGACCGGCCGATGGTTCGCAAATCGGATTTCACCCGCTGGCAGGGTCATCTGGTGAAGGTCGAAACCTCCATTCTGGTCGAGAACCGCAAGCGGTTTCGCGGCAAGATCGTTGAGGTCGATGCGGATGGCTTCAAGCTGGAACGCGACCAGATCGCCTATGGCGAGGAGCCGACAGTCATCATTCCGTTCAGCGCGCTTTCGGATGCGAAGCTCATTCTGACGGACGACCTTATTCGTGATGCGCTGCGGGCAGACAAGGCGGCAAAGGCCGCCGCCGCAAACCAGAACGACGAAAACGAAGCAGACGAAGACTAATTCCAACGTAAAGCCCGAAAACGGGCGACCAACGCAATTATGCGACTTACGGAGACAGAAAAATGGCAGTGAGTGCTAACCGGCTTGAGCTTCTGCAGATCGCCGATGCTGTGGCGCGCGAAAAGGTCATCGACCGCGAAATCGTGCTTGCCGCAATGGCCGACGCTATCCAGAAAGCCGCCCGCTCGCGCTATGGTTCGGAAACCAACATTCGCGCCGACATCAACTCCAAGACCGGCGAAATCCGCCTGCAGCGTCTTCTGGAAGTTGTCGAGGCGGCCGAAGATTATTCGACCCAGATCCCGCTCGAACTGGCCCGCGACCGCAACCCGGACGCCAAACTCGGCGACTTCATTGCCGATCCGCTGCCGCCGATGGATTTCGGCCGTATCGCCGCCCAGTCCGCCAAGCAGGTGATCGTTCAGAAGGTGCGCGAAGCCGAGCGCGACCGTCAGTATGACGAGTTCAAGGATCGCATCGGCGAAATCGTCAACGGCACCGTCAAGCGCGTCGAATACGGCAACGTCATCGTTGATCTCGGCCGTGGCGAAGGCATCATCCGTCGCGACGAGATGATTCCGCGGGAGAACATGCGTTACGGCGACCGCGTGCGCGCTTACGTCTACGACGTTCGCCGCGAGCAGCGTGGCCCGCAGATTTTCCTGTCGCGTACCCATCCGCAGTTCATGGTGAAGCTCTTCACCATGGAAGTTCCGGAAATCTACGACGGCATCATCCAGATCAAGTCGGTTGCCCGTGACCCCGGTTCGCGCGCCAAAATCGCCGTCATCTCGAACGACTCGTCGATCGATCCGGTCGGCGCCTGCGTCGGTATGCGCGGTTCGCGCGTTCAGGCCGTCGTCGGCGAATTGCAGGGCGAAAAGATCGACATCATTCCGTGGAGCCAGGAGCCGGCCTCCTTCATCGTCAACGCCCTGCAGCCGGCAGAAGTCGCCAAGGTCGTTCTGGACGAAGAATCCGAGCGCATCGAAGTGGTCGTTCCCGACGAGCAGCTTTCGCTCGCCATCGGCCGCCGCGGCCAGAACGTACGTCTGGCATCGCAGCTGACCGGCTGGGATATCGACATCATGACCGAGCAGGAAGAATCCGAGCGCCGTCAGAAAGAATTCAACGAGCGTACGGCACTCTTCATGGACGCCCTCGACGTCGATGAGATGGTCGGCCAGGTTCTGGCTTCCGAAGGCTTCGCGCAGGTCGAAGAACTCGCTTATGTCGATCTCGACGAAATCTCCTCCATCGATGGTTTCGATGAGGATACCGCCGATGAAATCCAGACCCGCGCCCGCGAATATCTGGAACGCCTGGAAGCCGAAATGGATGCCAAGCGCAAGGAACTCGGCGTTACCGACGAGCTTCGCCAGATCGATGGCCTGACCTCGCAGATGATGGTTGCGCTGGGTGAAGACGGCATCAAGACCATCGAGGACTTTGCCGGTTGCGCTGCGGACGATCTGGTCGGCTGGAGCGAACGCAAGGACGGCGAGACGAAGAAGTTCGAAGGCATCTTCTCCAAGCTCGACGTATCTCGCGTCGAGGCTGAGAACATGGTTGTGCAGGCCCGTCTTCTGGCTGGCTGGATCACGGCCGAGGAGCTTGCTTCCGAAGAGGAAGCCGATCTCGAAGCTGCCGAGGAGGCGGATACCGCCGAACAGGAATGACATCGCAGGCGCATGAGCTGGACGAGCTGCCCGAAACCGATGAGGACGGGCGGCTTGCTGGCAACGTCAATGGACGTATGTGCATTGTGACACGGCAGAGCGGATCGCCAGACGAGCTGATCCGCTTCGTCGCAGGGCCGGACGGCAGCGTCGTTCCGGATCTGAAACGCCAATTGCCGGGGCGCGGCTGCTGGGTGAAACCCGAGCGCGCCCTGATCGAGAAAGCCATTGCGAAGAAGCTCTTCGCACGGGCTCTCAAACGCGACGTCAAGGCCGGGCCGGAGCTTCTCGCTCTTCTCGACCGGCTGATGGCGCAGCAGCTTGCCGGAATGATGAACATGGCGCGCAAGGCGGGCCAGTTCATCAGCGGCGCAACGAAGGTCGATGCCGCCGTCCGGTCCGGGAACGCGATTGCCGTATTCCACGCGAACGATGCTGCGGCAGACGGCGTGAGAAAACTGGACCAGGCCCGCAAGGCCTGGGCGCTCGGCAGCGATGCCGGCAATGAAATTCCGTCTTTCCGGCTCTTCAGTGGAGCCGAAATGGACGAGTTGATGGGCCAGAATGCTTTTATCCATGCTTGCGCGCTTGCGGGGCAGGCGGGTGAGGGTGTAGTGAAGCGCGCAAAGATGCTTGAGCAGTACCGCCTTGGCGGTCAGCCTGAGGCGGAACGCGACGCTGCCCGGACAGAACAATGACGCGGTTACCGAACATGAACGGTCGCCGCGTTCCGATGCAGCAATTGAACGACGAGGCCTGATGGACGTCATCCGGTTTTCGTCCGAAGGAACGGGAACGGAATGACCGACAACAACGACGACAAGACACTCAATGCGCCGGCCAAGAAGACTCTTACCCTGAAACCGGGCGGGATGAATCAGGGCACCGTGCGGCAGGACATGGGTCGAGGTCGCACAAACGCGGTTGTCGTGGAAACACGCAAGCGCCGCCCCCTGCGTCCCGAAGACGAGAAGCCGGTTCAGCCTGTTGCAGCAGCACCGAAGCCGGTTGTAGCAGCAGCCCCGGCGCCTTCGGCGCCGCGTCCGCAGGCTCCCCAGCCGCGTATTCACCAGCCAGGTGGCCAGCAGCAGCGCCCGGGTTCTTCCCAGTCGCAGCAGCGTCCAGGCTCGTCCGCACCCCAGCAGCGCCAGCCTGACCGGCCACGCGGCAATGTTCTGCACGACCTTTCAGCAGGAGAGATGGAAGCCCGTCGCCGCGCGCTGATGGAAGCGCAAGCCCGCGATGTCGTGGAAGCCAAGCAGCGCGCCGAAGACGAAGCGCGTCGCAAGGTCGAGGAAGAACGCCGCCTCGCCGCCGAAAAGGAAGAGGCAGCACGCCGCGCCATCGAGGAAGCTGCAGCCGCAAAGGTGGCGGCTAGCCAGCCTGCCGTTGAAGCAAAATCCGAACCGGCCGATGAAAAGCCGGCACCGGCCGCAGCACCGGCGCCACGCGCCGATGCCCGTCCCCAGCCTGCAGCCGCCGCTCCCCGCTCCGCTCCTGGCACGCCTGAAACCGTCGCTCCGCGCGGACGTCGCGCTGGTGGTGATGACGAGGACGATCGCGGTGCGCGTCGCGGCAGCAGCCTTCCGGCCCGCGGCAAGGTCGCAGCTCCGGTTCCGGCCAAGCCCGCCGCCCGCCTGAAGACGGAAGAAGAACGCCGTCGTGGCAAACTCACCGTCACCTCGTCCAATCTGGATGAAGACGGCACGCCGCGTGGCCGCTCCATGGCGTCCATGCGCCGCCGTCAGGAGAAATTCCGCCGCAGCCAGATGCAGGAAACCCGCGAAAAGGTCATGCGCGAAGTCATCCTGCCTGAGACCATCACCATTCAGGAACTGTCGCAGCGCATGTCCGAACGGGCCGTCGACGTCATCAAGTTCCTGATGAAGGAAGGCCAGATGATGAAGCCGGGCGACGTGATCGACGCCGATCTGGCGGAACTGATCGCCGTCGAATTCGGCCACACCGTCAAGCGCGTGTCTGAATCCGACGTTGAAGAAGGCATCTTCAACCAGGCTGACGACGCAGGCGAGATGGTTTCCCGTCCGCCGGTGGTCACCATCATGGGTCACGTCGACCACGGCAAGACCTCGCTGCTCGACGCCATCCGTCAGGCAAATGTTGTTGCTGGCGAAGCCGGTGGCATCACCCAGCATATCGGTGCCTATCAGGTCGAAAAGAACGGCCAGAAGATCACCTTCATCGACACCCCCGGCCACGCCGCCTTTACGGCAATGCGTGCCCGTGGTGCGCAGGCGACTGACATTGCCGTGCTGGTTGTTGCCGCAGACGACAGCGTGATGCCGCAGACGATCGAATCCATCAATCACGCCAAGGCTGCCGGTGTTCCGATCGTCGTTGCGATCAACAAGATCGACAAGCACGAGGCAAACCCTGAAAAGGTTCGCCAGCAGCTGCTGCAGCACGAAGTTTTCGTGGAATCGATGGGTGGTGAAGTTCTTGACGTCGAAGTGTCGGCCAAGAACAAGCTCAATCTCGACAAGCTGCTCGAAGCGATCCTGCTTCAGGCGGAAATCCTCGATCTCAAGGCAGATCCAAGCCGCACCGCAGAAGGCACGGTCATCGAAGCCGAGCTGGACCGTGGACGCGGCGCCGTCGCCACCGTTCTCGTGCAGAAGGGTACGCTGAAGCCCGGCCAGATCATCGTTGCCGGTGACCAGTGGGGCCGTGTGCGCGCGCTCGTCAACGACAAGGGCGAACACGTCAAGGAAGCCGGTCCGGCCATGCCGGTCGAAATCCTCGGCCTTTCCGGCACGCCGTCGGCCGGTGACCGTTTTGCGGTTGTCGAAAACGAAAGCCGCGCCCGCGAGATTTCCGAATACCGCCAGCGTCTGGCACGCGACAAGGCTGTCGCCCGCCAGACCGGTCAGCGCGGCTCGCTGGAACAGATGATGAGCCAGTTGCAGACTTCGGGATTGAAGGAATTCCCGCTAGTCATCAAGGCGGACGTGCAGGGTTCGGTCGAAGCCATTATCGCTTCGCTCGACAAGCTCGGCACAGACGAAGTCCGCGCTCGTGTCGTTCACTCTGGTGCTGGTGCCATCACGGAATCGGATATCTCGCTTGCCGAGGCATCGAACGCCGCGATCATCGGCTTCAACGTTCGCGCCAACGCACAGGCACGTACGGCGTCCGAACGCGCCGGTATCGAAATCCGCTACTACAACATCATCTACGATCTGGTGGATGACGTGAAGGCGGCGATGTCGGGTCTGCTTTCGCCGGAACGTCGCGAGACCTTCCTCGGCAATGCCGAAATTCTCGAGGTGTTCAACATCACCAAGGTCGGCAAGGTCGCGGGTTGCCGCGTCGTCGAGGGCAAGGTGGAACGTGGTGCGGGTGTGCGTCTGGTGCGCGACAACGTCGTTATCCACGAAGGCAAGCTCAAGACCCTCAAGCGCTTCAAGGACGAAGTCAACGAAGTGCCTGTTGGTCAGGAGTGCGGTATGGCATTCGAAAACTACGAAGATATCCGCGCCGGCGACACCATCGAGTGCTTCCGCGTCGAGCACATCACGAGAACGCTCTAAGCGTCTCGCCGCAAAACAGGATTTTTCTGTCGGGCGCCGGCTTAACCGGCGCTCGCTCCGTTTGAGGCATTACCAATGGCAAAAGCAACATCATCGGCCCCTTCGCAACGCATGCTGCGTGTCGGCGAACAGGTGCGCGCCGCACTGACCCAGATTCTCCAGCGCGGTGAAGTCCGTGACGACCTGATCGAAAGCACCGTCATTTCCATCTCGGAAGTGCGCATGTCGCCCGATCTCAAGATCGCGACCGCTTACGTGACGCCGCTTGGCGTTGCGGATCACACCGACATCATCAGCGCCCTCAACCGCCACGCCAAATTCATGCGCGGACGTCTGGGCCCCCAGCTGCGGCAAATGAAATACATGCCGGAACTGCGTTTCCGCGACGATACGAGTTTCGACAATTACCAGAAGATCGACGCACTCCTGCGGTCACCGGAGGTGCAGCGCGATCTTGGACCTTCAAACGAAAAAGACGACGAACAGAACTGAAGCATGTCCAAACCACATAAACAGCAGCACCGCAAACCCAAGGGCCGCCCGATTTCGGGCTGGCTCATTCTCGACAAGCCGCTCGATTTCGGCTCCACCGAAGCCGTTTCCAAGATCAAGTGGCTGTTCAACGCCCAGAAGGCCGGCCACGCCGGTACGCTCGATCCGCTGGCTTCCGGCATGTTGCCGATTGCGCTGGGTGATGCCACCAAGACCGTTCCCTACGTCATGGACGGCCGGAAAATCTACGAGTTTACCGTCACCTGGGGTGAGGAGCGCACGACCGACGATCTGGAAGGCGAGGCCGTCAATTCCTCCGACCAGCGCCCGGACGAACAGGCGATCCGCGATATTCTGCCCAATTACACCGGCGTGATCATGCAGACGCCGCCGCAGTTTTCCGCCATCAAGATCGCCGGCGAGCGCGCCTATGATCTGGCGCGCGACGGCGAGACCGTGGAAATCCCGGCACGCGAAGTGGAAATTCACCGCCTGACACTGCTCGCCTGCCCCGATGCCAACACCGCCCATTTCGAGGTGGAATGCGGCAAGGGAACCTATGTGCGTGCACTCGCACGCGACATGGGCCGAGATCTCGGTTGCTACGGCCATATCTCGCAATTGCGGCGTACCATGGTTGCGCCGTTCGGCGAGGACATGATGGTGCCGCTCGAGACCTTGACGGCGCTGGAAGCGATCGAAGATCGCGACGAGCGGCTTGAAGCACTGGACGCGTTTCTGATCGATACGGCGGAGGCGCTTTCCGCCCTTCCCCGCCTCATCATCAACGACGACCAGGCGCACCGGCTGAAAATGGGCAACCCGATCCTGCTGCGCGGGCGCGATGCGCCGGCCAATCATCCGGAAGCCTATGCCACCGCACATGGCAAGCTCATCGCCATCGGCGAGATCGGCGAGGGAGAATTCCGGCCGAAGCGGGTTTTCGGCTGAAACGGCTCCATCTATTCGCCTATGCGTTCCCCAACTGAAAACCGCTTCACACCTTTCCTGGAAACGCTCTGGGAGGCGCAGTCAATCGCCTCTTTCAATTGTACCCGGAATAGTTTATAGGCAGCGCCAGCTTGGGCTTTGCCTTTGCTGCCGAATGGCCTGAGCTGGACGACATCCCGGCTCTAGGCGTCCCATTTTTCCTTAAAATAGAAAGGATCGTCCGATGTCGATTACTGCAGAGCGCAAAGCCGCCCTCATCAAGGAATATGCAACGAAGGAAGGCGACACCGGTTCTCCGGAAGTTCAGGTCGCTATCCTGACCGAGCGGATCAACAACCTCACCGGTCACTTCAAGGACCACAAGAAGGACAACCACTCCCGTCGTGGCCTTCTGACGCTGGTTTCGAGCCGTCGTTCGCTTCTCGACTATCTGAAGAAGAAGGACGAAGCCCGTTACAGCAAGCTGATCGGTGCTCTCGGCATTCGCCGCTAAAACCTTATCCGGCGGGTTTCGCAAAGATACCCGCCGGTTTTTATATCCGGCCTTTTGAAGGTCATCGTGAATTTCCGGGCGTTTGCCACATCTATGGCCCCGGACGATAAGGTAGCCCCGGATGGGCCGGTGTCGCCTTTTCAACCGCAGACCTGTCATGGGGCAGGATTGCCGGATGCTTGGACTTCGAAAGCCTCCGGCTGTCTTGCCCGTGATTGAGTCGTTCTTTGCCCCTACAAGGCGGGCAAGTACAAACAAGGACAAGATATGTTCAATCAACACTCCGTGGAAATCGAATGGGCAGGCCGCCCGCTGAAGCTCGAGACCGGCAAGGTTGCCCGTCAGGCTGACGGCGCCGTCATCGCAACCTACGGCGAGACGATGGTTCTCGCGACCGTGGTTTCCGCAAAGTCCCCGAAGCCCGGCCAGGACTTCTTCCCGCTCACCGTCAACTACCAGGAAAAGACCTACGCGGCCGGCAAGATCCCCGGTGGTTACTTCAAGCGCGAAGGCCGTCCGAGCGAAAACGAAACGCTGGTTTCGCGCCTGATCGACCGCCCGATCCGCCCGCTCTTCCCGGAAGGCTACAAGAACGACACGCAGGTTGTCGTCACCGTCATCCAGCACGATCTGGAAAATAACCCGGACGTTCTGTCGATGGTTGCCACCTCCGCAGCACTGACGCTTTCCGGCATCCCGTTCATGGGCCCGATCGGCGGCGCGCGCGTTGGCTACATCAACGGCGAATACGTTCTGAACCCGCATCTCGACGAAATGGAAGAATCCACTCTCGATCTGGTTGTCGCCGGCACCTCCGACGCTGTTCTGATGGTTGAATCGGAAGCCAAGGAACTCAACGAAGACATCATGCTCGGCGCCGTCATGTTCGGCCACAAGGGCTTCCAGCCGGTCATCGACGCGATCATCAAGCTCGCCGAAGTTGCCGCCAAGGAACCCCGCGAATTCGAACCGGAAGACTTCTCCGCGCTCGAAAACGAAATGCTGGCGCTCGCCGAAGCCGAACTGCGCGATGCCTACAAGATCACCGAAAAGGCTGCCCGTTACGCTGCCGTCGACGCTGTCAAGGCGAAGGTGAAGGCGCACTTCCTGCCGGAAGAAGGCGAAGCCAAGTATACGCCGGAAGAAATCGGCGCTGTCTTCAAGCACCTTCAGGCCAAGATCGTTCGCTGGAACGTTCTCGACACCAAGAGCCGTATCGATGGCCGCGACCTGTCGACCGTTCGTCCGATCATCTCGGAAGTCGGCCTTCTGCCCCGCACGCACGGTTCGGCACTGTTCACCCGTGGTGAAACCCAGGCGATCGTTGTTGCGACGCTCGGCACCGGCGAAGACGAGCAGTATGTCGACAGCCTCACCGGCATGTACAAGGAACGCTTCCTGCTGCATTACAACTTCCCGCCCTACTCGGTCGGTGAAACAGGCCGCATGGGCTCCCCGGGCCGTCGCGAAATCGGTCACGGCAAGCTCGCATGGCGCGCTATCCGCCCGATGCTGCCGACTGCGGAACAGTTCCCCTACACGCTGCGCGTCGTTTCCGAAATCACCGAGTCCAACGGCTCCTCGTCGATGGCAACGGTTTGCGGCACCTCGCTTGCACTGATGGACGCCGGCGTTCCGCTGGCAAAGCCGGTTGCCGGTATCGCCATGGGTCTTATCCTTGAGGGCGAGCGCTTTGCGGTTCTCTCCGACATCCTCGGTGACGAAGACCACCTTGGCGACATGGACTTCAAGGTCGCCGGTACTGCCGATGGCATCACCTCGCTGCAGATGGACATCAAGATCGCCGGCATCACCGAAGAGATCATGAAGATCGCTCTGGAGCAGGCACAGGGTGGCCGCAAGCACATCCTCGGTGAAATGGCCAACGCCATCACCGAGAGCCGTGGCCAGCTCGGCGAATTCGCACCGCGCATCGAAGTGATGAACATTCCGGTCGACAAGATCCGTGAAGTCATCGGTTCCGGCGGCAAGGTCATTCGCGAAATCGTCGAAAAGACCGGCGCGAAGATCAACATCGAGGATGACGGCACCGTCAAGATCGCTTCCTCTTCCGGCAAGGAAATCGAAGCGGCCCGCAAGTGGATCCACTCGATCGTTGCAGAACCGGAAGTCGGCCAGATCTACGAAGGCACGGTCGTCAAGACCGCCGACTTCGGCGCTTTCGTCAACTTCTTCGGCGCCCGCGACGGCCTCGTTCATATCTCGCAGCTTGCTTCCGAGCGTGTTGCCAAGACCTCTGACGTCGTCAAGGAAGGCGACAAGGTCTGGGTGAAGCTGATGGGCTTCGACGAGCGTGGCAAGGTTCGCCTGTCCATGAAGGTTGTCGACCAGGCCACCGGCCAGGAAGTCGCTGCCGACAAGAAGAAGGAAGACGGCGAAGCCGCTGCCGAATAAGGCCGCGCCGCCAGACCCTATCGAGGCGCGGGTTTTGCCCGCGCCTTTTTTCTATTAGAGCGTTTCCGCCTTTCTCCGAAACGCGAAAGCGCTCTACTTATTTGTTTTTACGCATTTTCCGGGCGTAAAACCGCGACGCAATTTTACTGGAAATGCTCGATCTTAAGGACGCTCCAATGAGCCGTGACGCAGTCAAAACCCTTTTCCATCCCTTTGCCGCAGAAATGCTCGACATGCCGAAAGAGGGCGAGCGCGTTCTGTTTCTGGGAGCAGAGGCCGGCCCACGGCTGGACGGTTTTGATGCGGAGATCGTCGCGGTCCAGCATCTGAGGCCGCTCTACCGGCCCCTGCAGGCGCAGGGTGCGCAGGTCACACCCGATGTTTCGGGCGAGAACTACGATGCCGCGCTTCTGCTGTGCGGCAAAC
Proteins encoded in this window:
- a CDS encoding MFS transporter — protein: MPDRKSPLTPLRHLTYRRIWVASLASNFGGLIQAVGAAWMMTSLSSSENMIALVQASTSLPIMMFSLISGALADSFDRRRIMISAQFLMLTASVLLTVFAWSGWLTPWLLLFFTFMIGCGTALNNPSWQASVGEMVPREDLPAAVTLNSVGFNITRSVGPAIGGIIVAAAGAAAAFFVNALSYFALIYALLRWQPPKYASTLPREQLLAAISAGMRYVAMSPNIGKVLVRGFLFGLSASAILALMPIVARDLVEGGPLTYGVMLGAFGVGAIGGALVSARLREVLSSEWIVRVAFLGFAFSSGVTAVSTSAIITSLVLTVAGACWVLALSLFNTIVQLSTPRWVVGRALSLYQTLTFGGIAVGSWLWGELAEDYGISYSLLCSCVLMLLGVVVGFKLAMPAFASLNLDPLNRFVEPPLRLDIKPRSGPIAILIDYEIHDEDLGEFLPLMAERRRIRLRDGARNWNLMRDLENPDIWTESYHVPTWVEYVRHNHRRTQADAEAWDRLLELHRGKTRPRVHRMIERQTIPPTDDIFHKPHTDQH
- the rimP gene encoding ribosome maturation factor RimP translates to MADTTYEPRLITETGIDQRIAEIIEPVLTGMEYLLVRVRLSNQNGMTLQVMAEREDGTMTVQDCEAISMAISPVLDVEDPVDKAYHLEVSSPGIDRPMVRKSDFTRWQGHLVKVETSILVENRKRFRGKIVEVDADGFKLERDQIAYGEEPTVIIPFSALSDAKLILTDDLIRDALRADKAAKAAAANQNDENEADED
- the nusA gene encoding transcription termination factor NusA, giving the protein MAVSANRLELLQIADAVAREKVIDREIVLAAMADAIQKAARSRYGSETNIRADINSKTGEIRLQRLLEVVEAAEDYSTQIPLELARDRNPDAKLGDFIADPLPPMDFGRIAAQSAKQVIVQKVREAERDRQYDEFKDRIGEIVNGTVKRVEYGNVIVDLGRGEGIIRRDEMIPRENMRYGDRVRAYVYDVRREQRGPQIFLSRTHPQFMVKLFTMEVPEIYDGIIQIKSVARDPGSRAKIAVISNDSSIDPVGACVGMRGSRVQAVVGELQGEKIDIIPWSQEPASFIVNALQPAEVAKVVLDEESERIEVVVPDEQLSLAIGRRGQNVRLASQLTGWDIDIMTEQEESERRQKEFNERTALFMDALDVDEMVGQVLASEGFAQVEELAYVDLDEISSIDGFDEDTADEIQTRAREYLERLEAEMDAKRKELGVTDELRQIDGLTSQMMVALGEDGIKTIEDFAGCAADDLVGWSERKDGETKKFEGIFSKLDVSRVEAENMVVQARLLAGWITAEELASEEEADLEAAEEADTAEQE
- a CDS encoding RNA-binding protein, yielding MTSQAHELDELPETDEDGRLAGNVNGRMCIVTRQSGSPDELIRFVAGPDGSVVPDLKRQLPGRGCWVKPERALIEKAIAKKLFARALKRDVKAGPELLALLDRLMAQQLAGMMNMARKAGQFISGATKVDAAVRSGNAIAVFHANDAAADGVRKLDQARKAWALGSDAGNEIPSFRLFSGAEMDELMGQNAFIHACALAGQAGEGVVKRAKMLEQYRLGGQPEAERDAARTEQ
- the infB gene encoding translation initiation factor IF-2, with translation MTDNNDDKTLNAPAKKTLTLKPGGMNQGTVRQDMGRGRTNAVVVETRKRRPLRPEDEKPVQPVAAAPKPVVAAAPAPSAPRPQAPQPRIHQPGGQQQRPGSSQSQQRPGSSAPQQRQPDRPRGNVLHDLSAGEMEARRRALMEAQARDVVEAKQRAEDEARRKVEEERRLAAEKEEAARRAIEEAAAAKVAASQPAVEAKSEPADEKPAPAAAPAPRADARPQPAAAAPRSAPGTPETVAPRGRRAGGDDEDDRGARRGSSLPARGKVAAPVPAKPAARLKTEEERRRGKLTVTSSNLDEDGTPRGRSMASMRRRQEKFRRSQMQETREKVMREVILPETITIQELSQRMSERAVDVIKFLMKEGQMMKPGDVIDADLAELIAVEFGHTVKRVSESDVEEGIFNQADDAGEMVSRPPVVTIMGHVDHGKTSLLDAIRQANVVAGEAGGITQHIGAYQVEKNGQKITFIDTPGHAAFTAMRARGAQATDIAVLVVAADDSVMPQTIESINHAKAAGVPIVVAINKIDKHEANPEKVRQQLLQHEVFVESMGGEVLDVEVSAKNKLNLDKLLEAILLQAEILDLKADPSRTAEGTVIEAELDRGRGAVATVLVQKGTLKPGQIIVAGDQWGRVRALVNDKGEHVKEAGPAMPVEILGLSGTPSAGDRFAVVENESRAREISEYRQRLARDKAVARQTGQRGSLEQMMSQLQTSGLKEFPLVIKADVQGSVEAIIASLDKLGTDEVRARVVHSGAGAITESDISLAEASNAAIIGFNVRANAQARTASERAGIEIRYYNIIYDLVDDVKAAMSGLLSPERRETFLGNAEILEVFNITKVGKVAGCRVVEGKVERGAGVRLVRDNVVIHEGKLKTLKRFKDEVNEVPVGQECGMAFENYEDIRAGDTIECFRVEHITRTL
- the rbfA gene encoding 30S ribosome-binding factor RbfA — translated: MAKATSSAPSQRMLRVGEQVRAALTQILQRGEVRDDLIESTVISISEVRMSPDLKIATAYVTPLGVADHTDIISALNRHAKFMRGRLGPQLRQMKYMPELRFRDDTSFDNYQKIDALLRSPEVQRDLGPSNEKDDEQN